In Polyangiaceae bacterium, a genomic segment contains:
- a CDS encoding alpha/beta hydrolase produces the protein MSAAWYLLGLGALSLLLSLNARFPVQRFGGLSLVSFFGGWLTTELALHHLMVQLGLAGVLIYLGALSDFSRPGYVGAFLLVISWAQLMRLHRRAALAEHALDSALATLRGESEGRVQVGFGEVWRPFSLRHRQVKVERRQYATHGGKRLHAHVYFREDRPKNAPVLVFAHGGGWVVGFKRFQALPMLNQLAAQGWVCVSLDYRLAPRATFPDPLIDVKRGIAWTKRHVAEWGGDPSFVALSGNSAGAHLAALAALTWDKPELQPGFEAEDTRVSACIPFYGVFDLLNSKGQWRHSGMQNLMRFVVIKQSLDKARDQYELMSPITHVRRDAPPFFVIHGDVDSLVPTGESRHFSEALRAVSEAPVLYAEIPDAQHAFEIFKSIRGVYTVRAAAEFLELVRSGQNTLKHRAHAA, from the coding sequence ATGAGTGCCGCGTGGTACCTGCTGGGGCTCGGCGCACTGAGCCTACTGCTGAGCCTCAACGCGCGTTTTCCAGTCCAGCGCTTTGGAGGGTTGTCCCTCGTGAGCTTCTTTGGCGGCTGGTTGACCACGGAGCTCGCGCTGCACCACCTGATGGTTCAGCTCGGGCTCGCGGGCGTCTTGATCTACCTGGGAGCGCTGAGCGACTTCTCTCGGCCGGGCTACGTGGGAGCCTTCTTGTTGGTTATCAGCTGGGCTCAGCTCATGCGGCTCCACCGCCGCGCGGCCCTGGCGGAGCACGCGCTCGACTCGGCGCTGGCAACGTTGCGCGGTGAGAGTGAGGGGCGCGTCCAGGTCGGCTTCGGTGAGGTTTGGCGCCCCTTTTCCCTACGGCACAGGCAGGTGAAGGTGGAGCGGCGGCAGTACGCCACCCACGGGGGCAAGCGGCTGCACGCTCACGTTTACTTCCGCGAGGATCGACCGAAAAACGCCCCGGTACTTGTTTTCGCGCACGGCGGCGGTTGGGTCGTGGGTTTCAAGCGCTTCCAGGCGCTCCCCATGTTGAACCAGCTGGCAGCGCAAGGTTGGGTGTGCGTGAGCCTCGACTACCGGCTGGCGCCTCGAGCAACCTTCCCCGATCCGCTGATCGACGTGAAGCGCGGCATCGCATGGACCAAGCGGCACGTCGCGGAGTGGGGCGGAGACCCGAGCTTCGTCGCGCTGAGCGGCAACTCCGCTGGCGCCCATTTGGCTGCCTTGGCGGCGCTGACTTGGGACAAACCCGAACTCCAGCCAGGGTTCGAGGCTGAAGACACCCGCGTTTCCGCGTGCATTCCGTTCTACGGCGTCTTCGACCTGCTGAACAGCAAGGGGCAGTGGCGACACAGCGGCATGCAGAACTTGATGCGCTTCGTGGTCATCAAGCAGAGCCTCGACAAGGCGCGAGACCAGTACGAGTTGATGAGTCCCATCACCCACGTGCGACGCGACGCGCCTCCGTTCTTCGTGATCCACGGGGACGTGGACTCCCTGGTGCCGACTGGCGAGTCGCGCCACTTCAGCGAAGCACTGCGGGCAGTATCCGAGGCGCCAGTGCTGTATGCGGAGATCCCCGACGCGCAGCACGCTTTCGAGATCTTCAAGTCGATCCGTGGCGTCTACACCGTGCGCGCCGCCGCGGAGTTCCTGGAGCTCGTCCGTTCAGGGCAGAACACCTTGAAACACCGCGCCCACGCCGCGTAG
- a CDS encoding (2Fe-2S)-binding protein codes for MSKPARQEQKQRRIRALSTPVRVFHDGHAVEAEAGEPVAISLIGAGRLLLARSPKLHRPRGPYCLRAACDGCLARVDGEPNIMTCQVRAREGMRIETQNVLGSRGADLLRATDFIFPHGFDHHRLMAGTPILGTAMQQIARRVAGLGRMPESALGVSETSLTFTPDVLVVGAGRSGCRTALSIKKQRPETNVMVVGSALEPGGRFALSEPEAWQRLNAELAAAQILPEMASTVAGLFLEPAQAQRPVVLLARAASEEQAPRIDRVEPKVVVLAVGGHDYVATFDGNDLPGVFSARAALTALHYGVLVGRRVLVVGAGVEAEGFMRRAELHAELTQVPLPALERVKGNSKVTGAVVRHGNSTQTLEVDAVVIGGPRAPSFELAVQAGVEVEFDPAAGYTPRDPVLSPESGSVPVFLARTTGSTPEQIAKRITLFLG; via the coding sequence ATGAGCAAGCCGGCCAGGCAGGAGCAGAAGCAGCGGCGGATCCGTGCACTGAGCACGCCGGTGCGAGTGTTTCACGATGGTCACGCGGTCGAGGCCGAAGCCGGGGAGCCCGTGGCCATCAGCCTGATCGGCGCCGGGCGCCTGCTGCTCGCCCGCAGTCCGAAGCTACACCGGCCACGAGGTCCCTACTGCCTGCGGGCCGCTTGCGACGGCTGCCTCGCGCGGGTGGACGGGGAGCCCAACATCATGACCTGTCAGGTTCGCGCTCGGGAGGGAATGCGGATCGAGACCCAGAACGTGCTCGGCTCTCGCGGCGCCGATCTACTGCGCGCGACCGACTTCATATTTCCTCACGGATTCGACCACCATCGTCTGATGGCCGGGACGCCGATCCTCGGGACGGCAATGCAGCAAATCGCTCGCCGCGTGGCGGGGCTCGGGCGTATGCCGGAGAGCGCCCTGGGGGTGAGCGAGACTTCTTTGACGTTCACGCCGGATGTCTTGGTCGTGGGGGCTGGACGCAGCGGTTGCCGCACGGCGCTCTCGATCAAGAAGCAGCGCCCGGAGACGAACGTGATGGTGGTCGGCTCGGCGCTCGAGCCGGGAGGGCGGTTTGCGCTCTCGGAGCCGGAGGCATGGCAGCGACTCAATGCTGAGCTGGCAGCAGCACAAATCCTCCCGGAAATGGCCTCTACCGTAGCAGGGTTGTTCCTCGAGCCAGCACAGGCCCAGCGCCCCGTCGTCTTGCTCGCGCGCGCGGCAAGCGAAGAGCAAGCGCCCCGCATCGATCGGGTGGAACCGAAGGTCGTGGTGTTGGCAGTTGGCGGCCACGACTACGTCGCGACGTTCGATGGCAACGACTTGCCCGGTGTGTTCTCTGCGCGAGCGGCGCTGACGGCGTTGCACTACGGGGTGCTGGTCGGGCGCCGCGTACTGGTCGTGGGCGCCGGCGTCGAAGCTGAAGGGTTCATGCGGCGCGCCGAGCTCCACGCAGAGCTCACCCAGGTGCCGCTGCCCGCGCTGGAGAGGGTGAAGGGCAACTCCAAGGTTACGGGAGCCGTGGTGCGTCACGGAAACTCCACCCAGACACTCGAGGTGGATGCAGTGGTGATCGGTGGTCCCCGTGCACCGTCGTTCGAACTCGCAGTTCAAGCCGGCGTCGAGGTCGAGTTCGACCCAGCCGCCGGTTACACGCCTCGAGACCCTGTCTTGTCCCCGGAGTCTGGCAGTGTCCCGGTGTTCTTGGCGCGCACCACCGGGTCGACCCCGGAGCAGATCGCCAAGCGCATCACGCTTTTCTTGGGGTGA
- a CDS encoding pectate lyase precursor: protein MATAGPALALPAFPGAKGFGAAATGGRGGRVIKVTTLASSGPGSLQEALAASGPRIIVFDVSGVIDGDHTIAHGDVTIAGQTAPGAGITIQGRLFGAYDFDVGNIIIRHIRVRPPPLTPSDGDGDQYDGIQLSRNFRFILDHVSVSWGSDETVDFYEAREATIQWSTIEESGVYGHSEGEHNYGLINGPAGGLISVDHNLFAHHKNRAPAIATGPAEVTNNLIYDTNHGFVHHNPASGNFNIVGNYYRRGPSAELFPFYFDSESSDGQPRYYLHGNYIDDPDELEGYVDNPWVEGGHSTFDNMLGDGDWVDTPFDFATETAEYASYQLDTAEQAYDRVLQLAGAFPRDTVTRRTLAEVADRGGSWGAKPPDDLMEGLNPGAAPVDTDSDGMPDAWESEHGLDPSTDDSASQQPSGYTAIEDYINGVADEITGAPPDPSGGGGNGGGGNAGSGGSNHGGSAQGGTGSGTPCATNPQVNCSNSSSADSSSCACRTPLSGGSTPLTPAWFGAALAVYLLRRRRR from the coding sequence TTGGCCACAGCTGGGCCCGCGCTGGCGCTACCGGCTTTCCCTGGGGCAAAGGGCTTTGGCGCTGCTGCGACTGGAGGTCGGGGTGGTCGCGTTATCAAGGTGACCACGCTCGCTTCCAGCGGTCCTGGCAGCCTGCAGGAGGCGCTGGCCGCCAGCGGCCCCCGCATCATCGTTTTCGACGTAAGTGGAGTCATCGACGGCGACCACACCATCGCGCACGGAGACGTGACCATCGCTGGCCAGACGGCGCCGGGCGCAGGCATCACGATTCAGGGTCGACTGTTCGGGGCCTATGACTTCGACGTCGGCAACATCATCATTCGCCACATCCGCGTTCGGCCACCACCGCTGACCCCAAGCGACGGAGATGGGGATCAGTACGATGGCATCCAGCTGTCACGAAACTTCCGCTTCATCTTGGACCATGTGAGCGTGAGCTGGGGTTCGGACGAGACCGTGGACTTCTACGAGGCCCGTGAAGCCACGATTCAGTGGAGCACGATCGAGGAGTCAGGCGTCTACGGCCACTCGGAGGGGGAGCACAACTACGGCCTGATCAACGGCCCCGCAGGCGGGCTGATCAGCGTCGACCACAACTTGTTCGCCCACCACAAGAACCGCGCCCCGGCGATCGCTACTGGACCGGCGGAAGTCACGAACAACCTGATCTACGACACGAATCACGGGTTCGTGCATCACAACCCCGCCTCAGGCAACTTCAACATCGTCGGCAACTACTATCGCCGGGGTCCGTCCGCGGAGCTCTTTCCGTTCTACTTCGACTCGGAGTCGAGTGACGGCCAACCGAGGTATTATCTCCACGGAAATTATATCGATGACCCCGACGAGCTCGAGGGCTACGTGGACAACCCCTGGGTCGAGGGTGGTCATTCGACGTTCGACAACATGCTGGGCGATGGTGATTGGGTCGACACGCCGTTCGACTTCGCGACGGAAACCGCCGAATACGCCAGCTATCAACTCGACACCGCCGAGCAAGCGTACGATCGCGTGCTCCAACTCGCAGGGGCTTTTCCGCGCGACACCGTCACGCGACGCACGCTGGCTGAGGTTGCCGATCGCGGCGGGTCGTGGGGCGCCAAGCCTCCCGATGACCTAATGGAGGGCCTGAACCCGGGCGCAGCGCCAGTGGACACCGACTCCGACGGAATGCCCGATGCTTGGGAAAGCGAACATGGCCTCGACCCCAGTACCGACGACAGCGCGAGTCAGCAACCAAGCGGCTACACCGCGATCGAAGACTACATCAACGGCGTCGCTGACGAGATCACCGGTGCGCCACCGGATCCAAGCGGCGGGGGCGGCAACGGCGGAGGCGGCAATGCGGGAAGCGGGGGCTCGAACCATGGAGGCAGCGCACAGGGCGGGACGGGTAGCGGCACGCCGTGCGCAACGAACCCACAGGTGAATTGCAGCAACTCCTCGAGCGCGGACTCGAGCAGCTGCGCGTGTCGGACGCCGTTGAGCGGTGGCAGCACGCCGCTGACGCCAGCATGGTTTGGTGCGGCTCTAGCCGTCTACTTGCTCCGACGGCGCCGACGCTGA
- a CDS encoding four helix bundle protein, giving the protein MLRIYPVLLSLIDSVQPLLSQLERHDPDLARQCRRALSSAPLNLAEGSYSQGRNRKAHYYNALGSLREALACFEVAAAHRYLPPVEPQLARQFNHVLGTLVRLVGGH; this is encoded by the coding sequence ATGTTGCGAATCTATCCCGTCCTACTTTCCCTGATCGATTCAGTCCAGCCGCTCTTGTCCCAACTCGAACGCCACGACCCTGACCTCGCTCGGCAGTGTCGGCGCGCTCTCTCGAGCGCGCCGCTCAACCTTGCCGAAGGCAGCTACAGCCAGGGCCGCAACCGCAAGGCGCACTACTACAACGCGCTGGGCTCGCTGCGGGAGGCGCTCGCCTGCTTCGAGGTCGCGGCGGCACACCGCTACCTCCCTCCCGTAGAGCCCCAGCTCGCGCGCCAGTTCAACCACGTGCTCGGCACATTGGTGCGTCTCGTCGGCGGTCACTAG
- a CDS encoding protein kinase produces the protein MAEDPSADLSAGDVVAERFELVARLGKGGMGTVWRCRHLTLASDVALKLLDPAIASSPEGRARFKREAQAAAGIRSPHVVQILDHGVHEQTPFIVMELLEGEALSQRLDRGALSLAETSQILVQVGRAISKAHAAGVVHRDLKPDNIFIVKNDDEEVVKVLDFGIAKARFDQAAEDTTRTGAILGTPHYMSPEQLRGDKSLDHRADIWALGIIAYECVTQAKPFISANFPDLVIKICSEDPPPPSSKVTIPQDFDAWFAKSTARDPGQRFGSVREQIHALRAIAEPSFDAARALAGEREEVHQREPRVKELGRLAAPAISEVALDTQHGTANTRPIELTNKKPSRTWVWALGALVVAAAGVAVASVGTKLTQEPLSASGAAQTSSFPPESSSGATVARVPASANASAGASAESEPSSAPSATPSPPNPVSPTLKLQPTVTAKASTQAKPTSPPAAHTAPKPGSQKPASTATGPVDLGI, from the coding sequence GTGGCGGAGGACCCGAGTGCAGACCTGAGCGCAGGCGACGTGGTCGCTGAGCGCTTTGAGCTCGTGGCTCGCCTCGGCAAAGGCGGGATGGGCACCGTGTGGCGCTGCCGGCATCTGACGTTGGCCTCGGACGTCGCGTTGAAGCTGCTAGACCCAGCGATCGCCAGCTCTCCTGAGGGCCGCGCGCGCTTCAAGCGAGAGGCCCAGGCGGCCGCGGGGATTCGTAGCCCTCACGTCGTTCAGATCCTGGATCACGGAGTTCACGAGCAGACGCCATTCATCGTGATGGAGCTGCTCGAGGGTGAGGCGCTGTCCCAGCGCCTAGACCGCGGAGCCCTTAGCCTCGCGGAAACAAGTCAGATCTTGGTCCAGGTGGGGCGCGCGATATCCAAGGCGCACGCTGCTGGGGTGGTGCACCGGGATTTGAAGCCGGACAATATCTTCATCGTCAAGAACGACGATGAAGAGGTCGTCAAGGTGCTCGACTTCGGCATCGCAAAGGCGCGCTTCGACCAAGCGGCTGAAGACACGACGCGCACCGGTGCGATCCTCGGCACGCCTCACTACATGAGCCCGGAGCAGCTGCGAGGCGACAAGTCGCTCGATCACCGCGCCGACATCTGGGCGCTCGGCATCATCGCGTATGAATGCGTCACCCAAGCGAAGCCGTTCATCAGCGCCAACTTTCCCGACTTGGTGATCAAGATCTGTTCAGAAGATCCTCCGCCTCCGTCCAGCAAGGTGACGATACCGCAGGACTTCGATGCCTGGTTCGCCAAGTCGACCGCGCGGGACCCCGGCCAGCGATTTGGATCCGTGCGGGAACAAATCCACGCGCTCCGCGCGATCGCAGAGCCGAGCTTCGACGCCGCGCGCGCCCTCGCCGGTGAGCGAGAAGAGGTCCACCAGCGTGAGCCGCGCGTCAAGGAGTTGGGCCGCCTGGCTGCGCCCGCTATCTCCGAGGTCGCGCTCGACACTCAGCATGGAACGGCGAACACACGCCCCATCGAACTCACCAACAAGAAGCCTTCCCGGACCTGGGTTTGGGCGCTCGGCGCTCTGGTCGTCGCTGCTGCGGGTGTGGCCGTGGCTAGCGTTGGCACCAAGCTGACCCAAGAACCGCTATCCGCCTCTGGAGCTGCGCAGACTAGCTCCTTCCCGCCGGAGTCATCATCGGGAGCCACGGTCGCTAGGGTGCCAGCGTCCGCAAACGCTTCTGCGGGGGCTAGCGCAGAGAGCGAGCCTTCTTCAGCGCCGAGTGCTACTCCCTCACCCCCAAACCCCGTTTCCCCCACGCTGAAGCTGCAACCTACGGTGACTGCAAAAGCGAGCACCCAGGCGAAGCCAACGTCTCCACCTGCTGCGCACACCGCGCCCAAGCCGGGCTCGCAGAAGCCCGCATCCACCGCTACGGGGCCAGTCGATCTCGGAATCTGA
- a CDS encoding DUF2505 family protein: MADVRIEHIYNCEPDTVWDKFFFDAEYNTRLFKEGLKFPAYEQTKFEETDTEIRRSVEVTPELGPMPGPLKKIIGDGLGYREDGVFNKSTKRYKMVITPNKMADKVTITGEMWMEPKGDGKSNRIFTCSVNAKIFGVGGMLEKKTIEDMKKSYEVGAEFTNKYIAEKGL, encoded by the coding sequence ATGGCAGACGTACGCATCGAACACATCTACAACTGCGAACCCGACACCGTTTGGGACAAGTTCTTCTTTGACGCGGAGTACAACACTCGCCTGTTCAAAGAAGGTCTGAAGTTCCCCGCCTACGAGCAGACGAAGTTCGAGGAGACGGACACCGAAATCCGTCGCTCGGTGGAGGTGACTCCGGAGCTTGGCCCGATGCCTGGACCGCTGAAGAAGATCATCGGAGACGGCCTCGGCTACCGCGAGGACGGCGTCTTCAACAAGTCCACCAAGCGCTACAAGATGGTGATCACGCCGAACAAGATGGCCGACAAGGTGACCATCACCGGCGAGATGTGGATGGAGCCCAAGGGCGACGGCAAGAGCAACCGTATCTTCACCTGCAGCGTCAACGCGAAGATCTTCGGCGTAGGCGGCATGCTCGAGAAGAAGACGATTGAAGACATGAAGAAGAGCTACGAGGTGGGCGCCGAGTTCACCAACAAGTACATCGCCGAGAAGGGTCTCTGA
- a CDS encoding SUMF1/EgtB/PvdO family nonheme iron enzyme: MRRVTWGVSAGVLCALAVTGGCLLPNFEKVDGTAGAGGTAGQGGSAGIGGSAGNGGAAGNGGTAGNGGTAGNGGTAGNGGTAGNGGTAGNGGTAGNGGTAGNGGTAGGAGSPGDCPSGTTTDTPASCGSGPLLGCGTDKTDDCCSTTCLPGGTFSRSYSKASEQGWTDPQYTATISPVYLDIYEVTHERFNAFLDAGEGIAANPPSLNSGAFGDFPGWQSGWPLPNDKAEYATQFSGGDGYCTGGSGWGGNDDLPVNCVTWYQALAFCIWDGGRLPTEAEWNFAFAGGSQERRFPWGDGAAGSGYVKLCDDFQTGGTACEIPNAFAQPGSFDDAARGRWGHADLASNVIEWMLDSGSLEAGGAIRQTPLSEYPMPCSDCVYWNGLDDGRMIRGDGAVGRFDTLEVGLRQAEHAQVMASTGTGFRCARPAKLPN, from the coding sequence ATGCGCCGCGTGACCTGGGGTGTGAGCGCCGGAGTGCTGTGCGCGCTCGCCGTGACCGGAGGCTGCCTGCTGCCCAACTTCGAGAAAGTGGACGGCACGGCAGGCGCGGGCGGTACCGCGGGGCAAGGCGGCAGCGCGGGTATTGGAGGCAGCGCAGGCAACGGTGGTGCGGCGGGCAACGGCGGTACTGCTGGCAACGGCGGTACCGCTGGCAACGGCGGTACTGCTGGCAACGGCGGTACTGCTGGCAACGGCGGTACTGCTGGCAACGGCGGTACTGCTGGCAACGGCGGTACTGCTGGCAACGGCGGTACTGCAGGTGGCGCAGGCAGCCCCGGCGACTGTCCAAGCGGTACCACCACGGACACACCGGCGAGCTGCGGTTCGGGTCCGCTCTTGGGCTGCGGGACGGACAAGACCGACGACTGCTGCTCGACGACTTGCTTGCCTGGCGGCACGTTCAGTCGGAGCTACTCAAAGGCGTCGGAACAGGGTTGGACGGATCCTCAGTACACGGCGACGATCAGCCCCGTCTATCTGGATATCTACGAAGTGACCCACGAGCGCTTCAACGCTTTTCTGGATGCGGGAGAGGGGATCGCAGCGAACCCGCCGTCGCTCAACAGCGGAGCATTCGGTGATTTCCCCGGTTGGCAGTCTGGCTGGCCCTTGCCCAACGACAAGGCCGAGTATGCGACCCAGTTCTCTGGTGGCGATGGCTACTGCACAGGCGGCTCAGGGTGGGGTGGCAACGACGATCTACCCGTGAACTGCGTGACTTGGTACCAGGCGCTCGCCTTTTGCATCTGGGACGGCGGCCGCCTACCCACAGAGGCTGAGTGGAACTTTGCCTTCGCAGGCGGCTCGCAGGAGCGTCGATTTCCCTGGGGAGATGGCGCAGCGGGTAGTGGCTACGTCAAGCTATGCGATGATTTCCAGACAGGCGGAACCGCCTGTGAGATCCCCAATGCCTTCGCGCAGCCGGGTTCGTTCGACGACGCTGCGAGAGGCCGCTGGGGCCACGCCGATCTGGCGTCCAACGTCATCGAATGGATGCTGGATTCGGGAAGCCTCGAGGCGGGCGGCGCCATCCGCCAGACACCTCTCAGCGAGTACCCGATGCCGTGCAGCGATTGCGTGTACTGGAACGGGCTGGACGATGGCAGGATGATTCGCGGCGACGGTGCGGTCGGACGCTTCGACACGCTCGAGGTGGGGTTGCGTCAGGCAGAACACGCTCAAGTGATGGCGAGCACCGGCACCGGGTTCCGCTGCGCGCGGCCGGCGAAGCTGCCGAACTAG
- a CDS encoding DUF2378 family protein: protein MLGFEAFDVTAACDPRPVLEGTPAHHNIRGVQFNVIQRALHEKAERVAFKLYPMRDYNVLCLRAAETLFPRLGLGESLWRVGGFAVKGFSESLAGKTFMTLAAGHLQTAVRAMPRAYRLTQDVGNVEVIEVNDQRMVIGIRDVWHPIPFHVGLLEAACAFFGQQADVSVRQLDLGNLDVCFENVREL, encoded by the coding sequence GTGCTAGGTTTCGAAGCGTTCGACGTCACAGCGGCCTGCGACCCACGTCCGGTGCTCGAAGGAACGCCCGCCCACCACAACATCCGAGGCGTGCAGTTCAACGTCATCCAGCGTGCGCTGCACGAGAAGGCGGAGCGCGTCGCCTTCAAGCTCTACCCGATGCGGGACTACAACGTCCTGTGTCTGCGGGCTGCGGAGACACTCTTTCCTCGCCTGGGACTGGGAGAGTCGCTGTGGCGGGTCGGCGGGTTCGCCGTAAAGGGCTTCAGCGAGTCCCTTGCGGGCAAGACCTTCATGACCCTCGCAGCGGGCCATCTGCAGACCGCCGTTCGCGCCATGCCCAGGGCGTATCGCCTCACCCAAGACGTGGGAAACGTGGAGGTGATCGAGGTGAACGACCAGCGCATGGTGATCGGGATCCGAGATGTGTGGCACCCAATCCCGTTCCACGTGGGGCTCTTGGAAGCGGCCTGCGCCTTTTTTGGGCAGCAGGCCGACGTATCCGTACGGCAGCTCGATTTGGGAAACCTCGACGTATGTTTCGAGAACGTCCGCGAGCTTTGA
- a CDS encoding nicotinate-nicotinamide nucleotide adenylyltransferase, producing the protein MQVAVFGGSFNPPHIAHVLAVTYVASLELCERVLVVPVHAHAFDKHLAPFSVRLKMCREAMGFIPGVEVSDIEASLPPPNYTLHMLRALAAQNPDWQLRLVVGADVLGDSHKWHAWEDVCALAPPIVLGRVGYARPDAPPPVLPDVSSTRIRELLAARDPAAQEQLLLLLPRCVRETIEREELFR; encoded by the coding sequence ATGCAAGTCGCTGTCTTTGGAGGTAGCTTCAACCCGCCTCACATTGCCCACGTCCTCGCTGTCACCTACGTCGCGAGCTTGGAGCTCTGCGAGCGTGTGCTGGTCGTACCGGTGCACGCTCACGCATTCGATAAACACCTTGCGCCATTTTCCGTGCGGCTGAAGATGTGCCGGGAGGCCATGGGCTTCATCCCCGGCGTGGAAGTGTCTGATATCGAGGCTAGCCTGCCACCACCAAACTACACGCTGCACATGTTGCGTGCCCTGGCAGCGCAGAACCCCGACTGGCAGCTCCGCCTCGTGGTCGGCGCCGACGTGCTCGGGGATAGCCACAAGTGGCACGCCTGGGAAGACGTGTGCGCCCTGGCGCCGCCCATCGTGCTCGGACGTGTGGGCTACGCCAGGCCGGACGCACCACCGCCGGTCTTGCCTGACGTTTCATCCACGCGGATACGTGAGTTGCTGGCGGCGCGTGATCCGGCCGCCCAAGAGCAGCTGCTTCTGCTGCTGCCGCGCTGCGTGCGCGAGACTATCGAGCGCGAAGAACTGTTTCGATGA
- a CDS encoding heme exporter protein CcmB yields MNAPTTHRPPGWLSQARLLLMKDLRIEVRTGEVVTTSAFFAVLVVILSSMAFYGGVSTRRLVASGALWLSVAFAAVLAIGRTWQRERDEAALIGLLTSPLSPSALFAGKALGVLFFLFVVEVVVVPLTALFFSLELSEVGLGVLVIALFATPGIAASGTLFGAMTVRTRARDLVLATVLFPLLSPCLLSAVVATRELLDGARLHELTDYFMLLGVFDLVFIAGGLGLFEALIRD; encoded by the coding sequence ATGAACGCCCCTACCACCCACCGCCCACCCGGCTGGCTCAGCCAAGCGCGCTTGCTCTTGATGAAGGATCTCCGCATCGAGGTGCGAACGGGAGAGGTCGTCACCACCAGCGCGTTCTTTGCGGTTCTGGTGGTGATTCTCTCGAGCATGGCGTTCTACGGCGGAGTTTCCACCCGGCGATTGGTCGCCAGCGGCGCGCTCTGGTTGTCCGTCGCCTTTGCCGCCGTGCTGGCAATCGGCCGCACCTGGCAACGCGAGCGCGACGAAGCCGCGCTGATTGGCCTGCTCACGTCCCCCCTGTCACCCAGCGCTCTGTTCGCGGGCAAGGCGCTCGGCGTGCTGTTCTTCCTGTTCGTCGTCGAGGTGGTCGTCGTACCTCTCACGGCGCTGTTTTTCTCCCTCGAGCTGTCCGAAGTTGGGCTCGGGGTGCTGGTGATCGCGCTCTTCGCAACACCCGGGATCGCTGCGAGCGGAACCCTGTTTGGTGCCATGACCGTGCGCACCAGGGCGCGGGACTTGGTGCTGGCAACGGTGCTGTTCCCCCTGCTGTCTCCGTGCTTGCTGTCCGCGGTGGTGGCGACGCGTGAGCTGCTAGATGGCGCGCGCCTACACGAACTCACCGACTACTTCATGTTGCTTGGTGTGTTCGACTTGGTGTTCATCGCCGGCGGCTTGGGGCTGTTCGAGGCGCTCATCCGCGATTAA
- a CDS encoding DUF2520 domain-containing protein, translating to MKLLIIGAGKLGKNFRAALNESTHREASAIQVSLRADRRGLPKQSDAEVVLLAVRDGRVAPLAAELAATPWGAKLNAAIHASGALSASALDALRGVGVPVAQLHPMLSFASERQHLKLGAVADPRFSGGHALVAGDARAVRVASRIARVVGLKPRHWEGIDPGLYHAAAALVANGAAALASVGAEVLRAAGVPEDRAPDVLGPLLGSVAFNVSHFGLPGALTGPVRRGGTAVIASHLAGLNRALPEAADLYRAVALAQLPLAERLGDASIKDLQQIAALLRSAHTGSSGASRRGAKPRKRDTSVRS from the coding sequence ATGAAGCTCCTGATCATCGGTGCCGGCAAGCTGGGCAAGAACTTCAGGGCAGCGCTCAATGAGTCTACCCACCGCGAAGCGTCGGCTATCCAGGTAAGCCTGCGGGCGGATCGCCGGGGACTACCCAAGCAGAGCGACGCAGAGGTGGTGTTGCTGGCCGTGCGCGACGGACGAGTTGCGCCCCTCGCTGCCGAGCTGGCGGCGACGCCATGGGGGGCCAAACTGAATGCGGCCATTCACGCTTCGGGCGCGTTGTCAGCCAGCGCGCTCGACGCTTTGCGAGGCGTGGGCGTCCCCGTGGCGCAGCTGCACCCGATGCTGAGTTTTGCTTCCGAACGGCAACACCTGAAGCTCGGCGCAGTCGCTGATCCGCGTTTCAGCGGCGGACACGCGTTGGTTGCGGGTGATGCGCGCGCGGTGAGAGTCGCGAGTCGTATTGCTCGTGTCGTTGGGCTCAAGCCGCGTCACTGGGAGGGGATCGACCCGGGCCTCTATCACGCAGCCGCGGCACTGGTAGCGAACGGGGCGGCCGCATTGGCAAGCGTCGGCGCGGAAGTTCTGCGTGCAGCGGGTGTCCCGGAAGACCGCGCTCCGGACGTCCTCGGTCCACTGCTGGGGAGCGTCGCCTTCAATGTTTCGCACTTTGGCTTGCCCGGTGCGCTCACCGGGCCAGTCCGCCGCGGTGGAACTGCCGTGATCGCCTCGCACCTGGCGGGGCTGAATCGCGCGCTGCCCGAAGCGGCGGATCTGTATCGGGCCGTGGCGCTTGCTCAGCTCCCGCTGGCGGAGCGCCTTGGGGATGCTTCCATCAAGGATCTCCAGCAGATCGCCGCGCTGCTGCGCTCGGCGCACACGGGTTCCAGTGGCGCGAGTCGCCGCGGCGCGAAGCCACGCAAGCGAGACACTTCGGTCCGCTCCTGA